One genomic window of Solanum dulcamara chromosome 12, daSolDulc1.2, whole genome shotgun sequence includes the following:
- the LOC129876346 gene encoding tryptophan synthase beta chain 1-like isoform X2: MACNVEAILGQRIFATSSKKLQGFPSHSYKANVISCVAIGPSQVPQIPWKLIFHEKERPLLSNEKFGIYGGKFVPETLISPLAKLDYEFNSALRDPLFQMELEVALRDYVGRETPLYFAQRLTDYYKSINRGIGPDIYLKREDLNHGGAHKINNAIAQAMLAKRMGCKNVVASTGAGQHGVATAAACAKLSLDCTIFMGSLDMERQPSNVLLMNHLGAKVKSVKGSFKDAASEGIRNWVNNLETSYFLAGAAIGPHPCPTMVREFQSIIGKETRKQAMDKWGRKPHVLVACVGSGSNALGLFHEFIQDEDVRLIGVEAGGTGLDSGKHSATLAKGQVGVYHGAMSYLLQDEEGQIIVPHSIGVGLEYPGVSPELSFLKDIGRAEFSTVTDEEALEGEKWVP, translated from the exons ATGGCATGTAATGTTGAAGCTATTCTTGGACAAAGAATTTTTGCTACATCAAGCAAAAAGTTGCAAGGCTTTCCATCTCATAGTTATAAAGCCAATGTTATTTCTTGTGTAGCTATTGGTCCAAGTCAAGTTCCACAAATACCATGGAAGCTAATTTTCCATGAAAAAGAGAGACCATTATTGAGCAATGAAAAATTTGGGATTTATGGTGGAAAGTTTGTCCCTGAGACACTAATATCTCCTTTAGCAAAGCTTGATTATGAATTCAACTCCGCTTTGCGCGACCCTCTGTTTCag ATGGAACTTGAAGTGGCATTAAGGGACTATGTAGGGCGTGAAACTCCTTTATACTTTGCCCAAAGACTCACAGATTATTACAAGAGCATTAATAGAGGGATAGGGCCAGATATATATCTTAAAAGGGAAGATCTCAACCATGGTGGTGCACACAAAATCAACAACGCTATTGCACAAGCTATGTTGGCTAAGCGCATGGGGTGCAAAAACGTCGTGGCGTCCACCGGTGCTGGACAGCACGGTGTCGCCACGGCGGCTGCGTGTGCGAAACTCTCATTAGATTGCACAATATTTATGGGAAGCTTAGATATGGAGAGACAACCTTCTAACGTACTCTTGATGAACCACCTTGGTGCAAAG GTGAAATCTGTTAAAGGAAGTTTCAAGGATGCAGCATCAGAAGGTATTCGAAATTGGGTTAACAATTTGGAGACAAGTTATTTCTTAGCAGGTGCAGCCATAGGACCTCACCCATGTCCAACCATGGTTCGTGAATTCCAATCAATTATTGGAAAAGAGACTAGGAAACAAGCCATGGACAAGTGGGGTCGCAAACCACATGTGTTGGTTGCATGTGTAGGAAGTGGCTCTAATGCATTAGGTTTGTTTCATGAATTTATACAAGATGAAGATGTAAGGCTCATTGGAGTTGAGGCTGGTGGGACCGGTCTTGATTCAG GTAAACACTCGGCAACTTTGGCTAAAGGTCAAGTTGGAGTGTATCATGGTGCAATGAGCTATTTATTACAAGATGAGGAAGGCCAGATAATTGTACCACACTCCATAGGTGTGGG ATTAGAGTATCCAGGTGTTAGTCCAGAGCTTAGCTTTTTGAAAGATATTGGGCGTGCTGAGTTTTCTACCGTTACGGATGAAGAAGCCTTAGAAG GTGAAAAATGGGTGCCATGA
- the LOC129876346 gene encoding tryptophan synthase beta chain 1-like isoform X1, with protein MACNVEAILGQRIFATSSKKLQGFPSHSYKANVISCVAIGPSQVPQIPWKLIFHEKERPLLSNEKFGIYGGKFVPETLISPLAKLDYEFNSALRDPLFQMELEVALRDYVGRETPLYFAQRLTDYYKSINRGIGPDIYLKREDLNHGGAHKINNAIAQAMLAKRMGCKNVVASTGAGQHGVATAAACAKLSLDCTIFMGSLDMERQPSNVLLMNHLGAKVKSVKGSFKDAASEGIRNWVNNLETSYFLAGAAIGPHPCPTMVREFQSIIGKETRKQAMDKWGRKPHVLVACVGSGSNALGLFHEFIQDEDVRLIGVEAGGTGLDSGKHSATLAKGQVGVYHGAMSYLLQDEEGQIIVPHSIGVGLEYPGVSPELSFLKDIGRAEFSTVTDEEALEAYKRLCRLEGIFPALESCHALAFLDKLCSTLKDGEKVIVNLSGRGDKDAESVFNHTPKHE; from the exons ATGGCATGTAATGTTGAAGCTATTCTTGGACAAAGAATTTTTGCTACATCAAGCAAAAAGTTGCAAGGCTTTCCATCTCATAGTTATAAAGCCAATGTTATTTCTTGTGTAGCTATTGGTCCAAGTCAAGTTCCACAAATACCATGGAAGCTAATTTTCCATGAAAAAGAGAGACCATTATTGAGCAATGAAAAATTTGGGATTTATGGTGGAAAGTTTGTCCCTGAGACACTAATATCTCCTTTAGCAAAGCTTGATTATGAATTCAACTCCGCTTTGCGCGACCCTCTGTTTCag ATGGAACTTGAAGTGGCATTAAGGGACTATGTAGGGCGTGAAACTCCTTTATACTTTGCCCAAAGACTCACAGATTATTACAAGAGCATTAATAGAGGGATAGGGCCAGATATATATCTTAAAAGGGAAGATCTCAACCATGGTGGTGCACACAAAATCAACAACGCTATTGCACAAGCTATGTTGGCTAAGCGCATGGGGTGCAAAAACGTCGTGGCGTCCACCGGTGCTGGACAGCACGGTGTCGCCACGGCGGCTGCGTGTGCGAAACTCTCATTAGATTGCACAATATTTATGGGAAGCTTAGATATGGAGAGACAACCTTCTAACGTACTCTTGATGAACCACCTTGGTGCAAAG GTGAAATCTGTTAAAGGAAGTTTCAAGGATGCAGCATCAGAAGGTATTCGAAATTGGGTTAACAATTTGGAGACAAGTTATTTCTTAGCAGGTGCAGCCATAGGACCTCACCCATGTCCAACCATGGTTCGTGAATTCCAATCAATTATTGGAAAAGAGACTAGGAAACAAGCCATGGACAAGTGGGGTCGCAAACCACATGTGTTGGTTGCATGTGTAGGAAGTGGCTCTAATGCATTAGGTTTGTTTCATGAATTTATACAAGATGAAGATGTAAGGCTCATTGGAGTTGAGGCTGGTGGGACCGGTCTTGATTCAG GTAAACACTCGGCAACTTTGGCTAAAGGTCAAGTTGGAGTGTATCATGGTGCAATGAGCTATTTATTACAAGATGAGGAAGGCCAGATAATTGTACCACACTCCATAGGTGTGGG ATTAGAGTATCCAGGTGTTAGTCCAGAGCTTAGCTTTTTGAAAGATATTGGGCGTGCTGAGTTTTCTACCGTTACGGATGAAGAAGCCTTAGAAG CATATAAAAGATTGTGCAGACTAGAAGGAATATTTCCAGCCTTAGAATCTTGTCATGCACTTGCATTTCTTGACAAACTTTGTTCAACTTTAAAGGATGGTGAAAAAGTGATTGTTAATTTAAGCGGTCGCGGAGATAAGGATGCTGAGTCAGTCTTCAATCATACACCAAAACAtgaatga